From a single Verrucomicrobiota bacterium JB022 genomic region:
- a CDS encoding UvrB/UvrC motif-containing protein has translation MAKPEQCKHCQKPATIHLTQIVDNKMHQVDLCEDCPFKQGVTDPEGFSLADFLMKPPAALGARQEALRCEECGFTPADFKKTGRFGCPHCYSTFSDLLQPMLRNMHKDVVHRGKTPERARQRVDIKRQLKEREDAMAEAIAEENYEKAAEIRDEINELKKQLEAETASS, from the coding sequence ATGGCCAAACCTGAGCAGTGCAAACACTGTCAAAAACCGGCTACCATCCATCTCACCCAGATCGTCGACAACAAGATGCACCAGGTCGACCTTTGCGAGGACTGTCCGTTCAAGCAAGGGGTCACCGATCCGGAAGGCTTCTCGCTGGCAGACTTTCTGATGAAGCCGCCGGCGGCCCTCGGTGCCCGCCAGGAGGCTCTGCGGTGCGAGGAGTGTGGTTTTACCCCCGCCGACTTCAAGAAGACGGGCCGTTTCGGCTGCCCGCATTGCTACAGCACGTTCTCGGACTTGCTGCAGCCGATGCTGCGCAACATGCACAAAGATGTGGTGCACCGGGGCAAGACTCCTGAGCGTGCGCGACAGCGGGTCGACATCAAACGGCAGTTGAAAGAGCGCGAAGACGCCATGGCCGAAGCCATCGCAGAAGAAAACTACGAGAAAGCGGCTGAAATTCGCGACGAAATCAACGAACTTAAGAAACAGCTCGAGGCCGAAACGGCCTCATCGTAA
- a CDS encoding protein arginine kinase — MQITPLIAAKAELTSGGLPAEPIVLSTRIRLARNIVSVPFPGRATSSQREQVLHTCFDAMREVGDFKDGHLLEMLKLSPLERQALVERHLISRELSQSEHAAGVAVSDDQKISVMVNEEDHLRLQLVRTGFNLDTTWSEINALDSALEDKLDYAFNDQLGYLTACPTNLGTGLRASAMLHLPGLVMQEYMEKVVRMVNQLGMAVRGLFGEGSEATGSIFQISNQQTLGESEQDIIKRLSSILHAIIEQEQNARQVILEKKPARLFDKIGRAYGILQNGHLLSSEEAMNLLSLLRLAVDLGLLPDDYRTQVDRLFIEAQPGHVQLTAQGEIEPRERDKQRATRMREEFAHAPTLNYKNLSYPAG; from the coding sequence ATGCAGATCACTCCCCTCATCGCCGCCAAAGCGGAGCTGACCTCGGGTGGGCTCCCGGCGGAGCCTATTGTCCTGAGCACACGGATCCGCCTGGCGCGTAACATTGTGTCAGTGCCCTTCCCGGGGCGTGCCACTTCGTCCCAGCGCGAGCAGGTTTTGCACACCTGCTTCGACGCCATGCGGGAGGTGGGCGACTTCAAGGACGGGCACCTGCTCGAAATGCTCAAGCTTTCCCCGCTGGAGCGCCAGGCCCTCGTCGAGCGCCACCTCATCAGCCGCGAGCTCAGCCAGTCCGAGCACGCCGCCGGGGTCGCCGTGAGCGACGACCAGAAGATCTCCGTCATGGTCAACGAGGAAGACCACCTGCGCCTGCAACTCGTGCGCACCGGCTTCAACCTCGACACCACCTGGAGCGAGATCAACGCCCTCGACTCCGCGCTCGAAGACAAGCTCGACTACGCCTTCAACGACCAGCTCGGGTACCTAACTGCTTGCCCTACAAACCTCGGCACCGGCTTGCGCGCCAGCGCGATGCTGCACCTGCCGGGCCTGGTGATGCAGGAGTATATGGAGAAAGTCGTGCGTATGGTGAACCAGCTCGGCATGGCCGTGCGCGGGCTCTTCGGCGAAGGCTCGGAGGCCACCGGCTCCATCTTCCAGATCTCCAACCAGCAAACGCTGGGGGAGAGCGAGCAGGACATCATCAAGCGCCTTTCGAGCATCCTCCACGCGATCATCGAGCAGGAACAAAATGCCCGCCAGGTGATCCTGGAGAAAAAACCGGCCCGACTTTTCGACAAAATTGGCCGGGCCTACGGCATTTTGCAGAATGGGCATCTTTTAAGCTCAGAAGAAGCCATGAATTTGCTGAGCCTCCTGCGGCTGGCAGTCGACCTCGGGCTGCTGCCCGACGACTACCGCACCCAAGTGGACCGGCTCTTTATCGAAGCTCAGCCAGGCCACGTGCAACTGACCGCTCAAGGCGAAATCGAACCGCGCGAGCGCGATAAACAACGCGCTACCAGAATGCGGGAAGAGTTTGCACACGCACCGACTCTAAATTATAAAAACCTATCATACCCAGCCGGGTAA
- a CDS encoding ATP-dependent Clp protease ATP-binding subunit: MEPMNNFTPRAQQVLALARKEADRFHHNYVGTEHLLLGLINLGQGVAVNVLQKMGLDLETVRSAVEKQVGKGPAAKPSGNIPYTPRVKKVLALAGREAKALNHSYVGTEHILLGLLREGEGVAARVLKSLDVDVERCREEILSELDPNFAGEGGEPAGAGASPTGAPEDKKDVKTPALKAFGRDLTELARNGDLDPVIGRKKEIRRVIQILCRRSKNNPVLIGEAGVGKTAIVEGLALEIANGLVPEILADKRLITLDLALMVAGTKYRGQFEERIKAVMDEIRRAKNVIIFIDELHTIVGAGAAEGAMDASNIFKPALSRGELQCIGATTLAEYRKYIEKDSALDRRFQSVMVDAPNEADSLEILKGIAPKYEEHHKVSFTPLALESAVKLSERYITSRYLPDKAIDVLDEAGARARINSLNRPPEIEELGNQIDEICTKKEEAISKQQFEDAARFRDQEKQLRQKREDMIEDWKRNRAESVITVDEDDMLQVVSDWTGIPLNRMEQKESERLLNLEKELQGAVIGQDEATIAIAKALRRSRADLKDPRRPIGSFLFMGPTGVGKTHLAKTLAELIFGDKESIVQIDMSEYMEKFSVSRLIGSPPGYVGYEEGGQLTEAVRRKPYSVVLFDEIEKAHPDVVQLLLQVLEEGRLTDSLGRTVDFRNTIIIMTSNVGAHILQKGTGLGFGTDDVDFSWDSTRSKILDEAKRVFKPEFLNRINSIIVFRQLNRSHLRQIIDIELKGITRRLRDRGIDLEVEMPAKDFLIEQGYDEKYGARPLRRSVEQFLEDPLAEAVLRGEIKEGEPLTVKLTESGRSLAFVQREPAEEAGSPNEK; encoded by the coding sequence ATGGAACCGATGAACAACTTTACGCCACGGGCACAGCAAGTCCTCGCCCTGGCACGCAAGGAGGCAGACCGTTTTCACCACAACTACGTGGGGACCGAGCACTTGCTGCTGGGTCTGATCAATCTGGGCCAAGGCGTCGCCGTCAATGTGCTCCAGAAGATGGGCCTCGACCTGGAGACGGTGCGCAGCGCCGTGGAAAAGCAGGTCGGCAAAGGTCCGGCCGCCAAGCCGAGCGGCAACATCCCCTACACGCCCCGCGTGAAGAAGGTGTTGGCCCTCGCCGGGCGCGAAGCGAAGGCGCTCAACCACTCCTACGTCGGCACCGAGCACATCCTGCTCGGCCTGCTGCGCGAAGGGGAGGGCGTGGCCGCACGCGTGCTCAAGAGCCTCGATGTGGACGTGGAGCGCTGCCGGGAGGAAATCCTTTCCGAACTGGATCCCAATTTTGCCGGTGAAGGCGGTGAACCCGCCGGGGCCGGTGCCAGCCCGACCGGTGCGCCCGAGGACAAGAAGGACGTCAAGACGCCCGCGCTCAAAGCCTTCGGTCGTGACCTGACCGAGCTGGCGCGCAACGGAGACCTCGACCCGGTCATTGGCCGGAAGAAGGAAATCCGCCGCGTCATCCAGATCCTCTGCCGCCGCAGCAAGAACAACCCGGTGCTGATCGGGGAAGCCGGCGTGGGCAAGACGGCCATCGTCGAAGGCCTCGCGCTGGAAATCGCCAACGGCCTCGTGCCGGAGATTCTGGCCGACAAGCGCCTCATCACCCTCGACCTCGCCCTGATGGTCGCGGGCACGAAGTACCGTGGTCAGTTCGAGGAGCGCATCAAGGCCGTGATGGACGAGATTCGCCGCGCCAAGAACGTCATCATCTTCATCGACGAACTGCACACCATTGTGGGTGCTGGTGCCGCCGAAGGTGCCATGGACGCCTCCAACATCTTCAAGCCCGCCCTCAGCCGGGGCGAGCTGCAGTGCATCGGCGCCACCACGCTGGCCGAATACCGCAAGTATATCGAGAAGGACAGCGCGCTCGACCGCCGCTTCCAAAGCGTGATGGTCGATGCTCCCAACGAAGCCGACTCCCTCGAAATCCTCAAGGGCATCGCGCCGAAGTACGAGGAGCACCACAAGGTGTCGTTCACCCCGCTCGCCCTCGAAAGCGCGGTCAAGCTCTCCGAACGCTACATCACCTCCCGCTACCTGCCGGACAAGGCGATCGACGTGCTCGACGAAGCTGGCGCCCGCGCACGCATCAATTCGCTCAACCGCCCGCCGGAGATCGAAGAGCTGGGCAACCAGATCGACGAAATCTGCACCAAGAAGGAAGAGGCCATCAGCAAGCAACAGTTTGAGGATGCCGCCCGCTTCCGCGATCAGGAGAAGCAACTGCGTCAGAAGCGCGAAGACATGATCGAAGACTGGAAGCGCAACCGCGCCGAGTCCGTGATCACGGTCGACGAAGACGACATGCTGCAAGTGGTCAGCGATTGGACGGGTATCCCGCTCAACCGCATGGAGCAGAAGGAATCCGAGCGCCTGCTCAACCTCGAGAAGGAGCTGCAAGGGGCCGTCATCGGTCAGGACGAAGCGACCATCGCCATCGCCAAGGCGCTGCGCCGCAGTCGCGCCGATTTGAAGGACCCTCGCCGCCCGATCGGTTCGTTCCTCTTCATGGGCCCGACCGGTGTCGGTAAGACGCACCTGGCCAAGACCCTCGCGGAGCTGATTTTTGGCGACAAGGAATCGATCGTCCAGATCGACATGTCCGAGTACATGGAGAAGTTCTCCGTCAGCCGCCTCATCGGCTCGCCCCCCGGTTACGTGGGTTACGAGGAAGGTGGTCAGCTGACCGAGGCCGTGCGCCGCAAGCCCTACAGCGTGGTCCTCTTCGATGAAATCGAGAAGGCCCACCCGGACGTCGTGCAGTTGCTGCTCCAGGTGCTCGAAGAAGGCCGCCTGACCGACTCGCTCGGTCGCACGGTCGACTTCCGTAACACGATCATCATCATGACCTCCAATGTGGGCGCACACATCCTGCAAAAGGGCACGGGTCTGGGCTTCGGCACCGACGACGTGGACTTCTCGTGGGATTCGACCCGTTCAAAGATCCTCGACGAGGCCAAGCGCGTCTTCAAGCCGGAGTTCCTGAACCGGATCAACTCGATCATCGTGTTCCGCCAGCTCAACCGCAGCCACCTGCGCCAAATCATCGACATCGAGCTCAAGGGTATCACCCGTCGCCTGCGCGACCGTGGTATCGACCTCGAAGTGGAAATGCCCGCCAAGGACTTCCTCATCGAGCAAGGCTACGACGAGAAGTATGGCGCGCGCCCGCTCCGCCGCTCCGTCGAGCAGTTCCTCGAAGACCCCTTGGCCGAAGCCGTCCTGCGCGGCGAGATCAAGGAAGGCGAACCGCTCACGGTCAAGCTGACCGAATCGGGCCGCTCGCTGGCCTTCGTCCAGCGCGAGCCGGCGGAGGAAGCCGGTAGCCCCAACGAAAAGTAA